A segment of the Candidatus Caldatribacterium sp. genome:
TCCACCATTCTTTTCCGGGCCTGGGCAAAAGGATCCTCTTGGGAAAAGGTAGGGAGAGAGAAGAGGATAAGGAGGAGTAGAAGAAGAATTTTTCTCATTCCCTCGCCCTCCTTTCGAGAGAACGTGGTAGAATAAGGCCATGGTGCAGGATTTCCTTTTCCATAGCCCAACGCAGGGACCACTTGATTTCGAAGGGGTTGTTGCTTCGCTTTTTGCTTTCATTCGGGAAGACCCGGATCGCCATTACCGCATCATTATCGGTACGGATTCGAGGGACATCCAGGAGGACCCACCTGTCCGGGCGTTTGTGACAGCCCTCATCGTCCATCGCGTTGGTTTCGGCGGGCGATATTTCTGGAGGAGGGTGTACGTGAAAAATGTTCGAACCATCCGCGACATCATTTACCATGAGGCTTTTCTGTCCCTTCAGGTTTCCCAGAAACTTGTGGAGTTCCTCCATCGCTTCCCCGGGAACCATCTCTCAAATTACAATGTGGAGATTCACATCGATGTTGGTCAAAATGGTCCCACCCGTAGCCTCATCCGCGAAGTGGTGGGAATGGTCGAGAGCATGGGATTCATCGCTAAGGTAAAGCCAGAATCCTTTGGCGCCTCCCACATTGCC
Coding sequences within it:
- a CDS encoding ribonuclease H-like YkuK family protein; the protein is MVQDFLFHSPTQGPLDFEGVVASLFAFIREDPDRHYRIIIGTDSRDIQEDPPVRAFVTALIVHRVGFGGRYFWRRVYVKNVRTIRDIIYHEAFLSLQVSQKLVEFLHRFPGNHLSNYNVEIHIDVGQNGPTRSLIREVVGMVESMGFIAKVKPESFGASHIAHRHT